The genomic interval CGCCGGGCGTGCTCCCGCAGGAATCTCCGGATCTCCGCCTTCGTCCAGCCCTCCCGGGCGAGGAGGGCCCGGTGCTCGGGCCCGATGAGAAGCAGGTACTCCGTGTAGCCCACGGGGCCGAAGGCGGGGACGGGGGACATGGCGTCCGCGATGGCCCGCAGGAGCCGTTCTCCGTTCCCGTCCGGGTCGAAGTATCCCACGGTGCTGGGACCCCGGCAGGCCATCACGGTGACCACGCTGTCCTGGGCCGCGTACCCCTGATCCACGTGGAAGGGGGCCCAGGGGCTGCCTTCTTCGTCCTCCCCGATGCAGTACGTGTACTGCCCGGGGTGCCCGAAGGTGGACCGGTCCGTCTCCAGGGAACCGCCCAAGTTGATGAGCAGGAGTCGCAGCACCCGTCCGATGGTGGCATTGGCCCGATTCCCGGGACCGAACAGCCGCTCCCGGCAGTTGATCCCGATCCACTTCCGGACTGGGCCGTTCACGATGACGAGCAGGCCGGGGCCCGCGGTGGTGCAGGCCACCGCCTGCAGGTTGAACGCGGGGTCCAGGATCGCCTCCACCGCCGCCAGCACCACGGGCATGTACTCCGGCCGGCATCCCGCCATGACCGCGTTTGCGGCCACGAGCTCCACGGTAGCGGGCGTGTTCCGGGGCGGCACGATTCCGAGGACCTCGTCCGCCCGTCGCCCTGAGGCCTCCACCATCCGGTCCACGAGCGACCGCAGGGGCGGAAGGACGGGCAGCCCGTCCGTGCATCCCTGATCCATCAAGTACTCCACCAGTTCCACGAACTCCGGCGCCCCCCGCATCTCCCCTCCTTACCCGCCAGGCACCGCCCGGATCTGATCCATGGCCCGAAGCAGGCGCGCCACCACGGGCTCTACGAGCCGTGTGGCCCGCTCCCTGACCTCCTGCGGGGTCAGATTCGCGAGAGGATGGGGCATCACCACGAACCACGGCTCCTGCGCCTTCCGGGTGGCCTGGATGGCCCGCACCGTGGGCACGAAGGGCTCCGTGATCACGGCCACCGCCGGGATTCCCCGCTCAACCAAGGTGATGGCGTCGTGCACACTGCACGCGCTGCAGGACCCTCAGTCCCCAACACCCGTGAGGACCAAGTCCACCCCCTCCGTCACCCGCCGCAGCTCCTCCTCCGTGGCGGGAACGGAGGGGAATCCCTTCACCACGAAGGGTCCCACGGAGATTCCGTACCGGTCCGCGAGCTGTCCAGCGAGCTCCTTCAGCAGGCGTTCCGAGCCTGGCTTGGAGTTGTCCAGCATTCCACACCGGAGCCCCCGCAGCCGCTCCGGTTCCAGCCGCGTCTGGGGAAGGGGAGCGGCCGTCTGATCTCCCTTCCCCCACAGCCTCCCTCCCGTGGGGTCCACGATCTCCCATCGCCCGTTCTGCATGCCGATCACCTCCCTACCGTCGGATCCAGGCCTCCCCGGGGGTCCACCACGGCCAAGTGACCCACTTCATGTGGTTGGTTCCCTGGACCTGAGGACGTTTCGCGTACGCCCGCGGCGAGCGCCACACCGTCACGTGCAAGGACTCCTGCAACAGGATCCGATGCAGCTGCTGCGTCTTGTACCCTTCCGGCCGCAGGGTGGAGACGGATTCCGCAAACACCTGATTCAGGGCCGCGGGCCGCGCCATGCTCGCCCACACCTCCGGCGGGTTCACGAAGTAGAAGCCCACGAAGCTGTTGTAGTTCGCGAAGAACCCAAGGAAGTGGACCAGGATCCCCCGCCAGCCCCGGGTGGAGTACTCCCGGTATCGGGGGGCTTCGGGGAACTCCAGCTCCGCGTGGATCCCGACCTCCCGCAGGTACCGCTGGATGGCCACCACATGGTCCCGGGGGATGAAGGGCGCGGGGATGAGGCGGGTGCTGAACCCGTTCGGGTATCCCGCCTGCGCCAGGAGCTCCCGGGCCCGAGCCGGGTTGTACGTGGGACCCCGATAGTCCCGCAGGTACGCGGACTGCTCCGGGAACGCCAGCTGGTTGGTGGGCTGCAGGAGCCCAAATCCCAACCCCCGAACGATGGCCTCCCGGTCGATGGCGTAGCTTAAGGCCTCCCGGACCCGGCGGTCGGCAAACGGCGAATCCGCGTTCGCGCTGTCCGGAATCAGGGTCAGGATCGCATTGTCCGCCGCCATGAGTTCAAACCCTGCTCCCCGCAGCTCCGCGATCAGCGCCAGGTCCTGCAGCCCGGCCACGTCGATCTGCCCCGCCAGCAGGGCCGCCTTCAGGGTCTGGGGATCCCGGATGAACCGGATCTCCACGCCGTCCAGATACGGCTTCCCCCGGTCCCAGTACTGACCGAACCGCCGATACCGCACGTACGCGTCCCGCTCGTATCGCTCCAGCTGGAACGGGCCTGTCCCCACGGGATGCCACCGGGCCCGCTCCACCCCCAACCGCTCCAGGGCCGCGGGTGAGATGACCGTGGCCGGGGTTCCCGCCAGGGTCACCAGCACCCGGTTGTCCCACCCCTTGAGGCGGATCCGCACCGTGTTCCGGTCCACCGCCTCTACCGCCTCGAAGTAGGGAATGAGGCCCCGTTCCATCTGCTTCTGCAGGTTGAACTGCACCGCCTGCGCGGTGAGGTCGGTCCCGTCGTGGAACTTCACCCCCCGCCGCAGGTGTAAGGTGATGATCCGCCGGTCCTGGCTGATCTCCCATCGCTCCGCCAGCTTCGGCATCACCCGACCCGCCCGGTCCATCCACAACAAAGGCTCCAGGGCCGGCACGGCCGCACAGATGGAGACGCCCACGATCTCCCACGGGATGCCGAAGGGACTTCCAGGCGCTTCATCCACCACCCGCAGGACCCCGTCCCGAACGATGGAGGGCC from Armatimonadota bacterium carries:
- a CDS encoding ABC transporter substrate-binding protein; the encoded protein is MGTGGTTWGRRLTIGIVLLLLLASVGGATAGPSIVRDGVLRVVDEAPGSPFGIPWEIVGVSICAAVPALEPLLWMDRAGRVMPKLAERWEISQDRRIITLHLRRGVKFHDGTDLTAQAVQFNLQKQMERGLIPYFEAVEAVDRNTVRIRLKGWDNRVLVTLAGTPATVISPAALERLGVERARWHPVGTGPFQLERYERDAYVRYRRFGQYWDRGKPYLDGVEIRFIRDPQTLKAALLAGQIDVAGLQDLALIAELRGAGFELMAADNAILTLIPDSANADSPFADRRVREALSYAIDREAIVRGLGFGLLQPTNQLAFPEQSAYLRDYRGPTYNPARARELLAQAGYPNGFSTRLIPAPFIPRDHVVAIQRYLREVGIHAELEFPEAPRYREYSTRGWRGILVHFLGFFANYNSFVGFYFVNPPEVWASMARPAALNQVFAESVSTLRPEGYKTQQLHRILLQESLHVTVWRSPRAYAKRPQVQGTNHMKWVTWPWWTPGEAWIRR